From Salvia splendens isolate huo1 chromosome 16, SspV2, whole genome shotgun sequence, a single genomic window includes:
- the LOC121770020 gene encoding COP9 signalosome complex subunit 8-like, whose product MDFSALNEALAFKSYDKVAGICDTLMFLAASEGVSYQQDWPYAIHLIGHIYVNDINSARFLWKKIPLAVKESQPEVSAAWKIGQRLWIKDYASVHEAIREFIWSPQCQGIMAAFSEMYTKRMFELLQSAYSTISIQDTALFLGMSEEDATNYVLQHGWTVDPASRMLTVKKQAVVTKQKLDHSKLQRLTEYVFHLEH is encoded by the exons ATGGATTTCTCCGCTCTGAATGAAGCACTCGCGTTCAAGTCTTACGACAAGGTCGCAGGCATATGTGATACTCTAATGTTCCTG GCTGCATCTGAGGGCGTCTCGTATCAGCAAGATTGGCCTTACGCCATTCATCTTATCGGTCACATCTACGTCAATGACAT TAACAGCGCAAGGTTCTTGTGGAAGAAGATACCTTTAGCAGTGAAAGAGAGCCAGCCAGAAGTATCAGCCGCGTGGAAAATTGGGCAGAGGCTGTGGATCAAGGATTACGCTAGTGTTCATGAGGCTATTCGTGAGTTTATCTGGAGTCCACAGTGTCAGGGAATCATGGCAGCTTTCTCTG AAATGTACACCAAAAGGATGTTTGAACTTCTACAATCTGCTTATTCAACCATAAGCATTCAAGATACTGCTCTTTTCCTTGGAATGAGTGAGGAGGACGCAACAAATT ATGTACTGCAACACGGCTGGACTGTGGATCCTGCATCCCGGATGCTCACCGTGAAGAAGCAGGCCGTCGTGACTAAACAGAAACTGGATCATAGTAAATTACAGCGGCTGACTGAGTACGTTTTTCACCTCGAGCACTGA
- the LOC121772283 gene encoding E3 ubiquitin-protein ligase CIP8-like: MAEVSNLHRRRQSPPTYRRSIATTIVSHLEEAVHEEEEFFNQPHPFVFDSFSPPHNSSNPSFFDDYATSFDLGFNLNSEPENPGGCEYEDPNSFFFGGEEDDDQMNYVTDLFEPRHPHPAEDLIWELDSRRVEDPGMEFGFGPGLRVVSMDSESDTEEFEVNVGFTNDDDDDDDDDSLFGVRNHRYYAGDNNREEFEWEEVSERVQFDERENLNMVINRIEEISVSSNISSSDIDSSDLGGGDGEGVEVGRNIGWEVLLAVNNLERNLEFEIPGENSIINGGEGESLPHTNLPDDYILTMEYDALFGQLVENDNTSKGSPPAAKSAVEKLPSLVLTKADVGQNNSVVVCAVCKDEFAIGEKVTRMPCSHLYHGDCILPWLSMRNTCPVCRHELPTDDADYERRKGGRGRVRSGNAASLFDDFEVRYNFEILP, from the coding sequence ATGGCAGAGGTTTCCAATCTCCACCGGCGCCGGCAGTCACCGCCGACATACCGGCGATCCATCGCGACTACCATTGTCTCCCACCTAGAAGAAGCCGTGCACGAGGAAGAGGAATTCTTCAATCAGCCGCATCCATTCGTCTTCGATTCATTCTCCCCACCGCACAATTCCTCAAATCCCTCTTTCTTCGATGACTACGCGACGTCGTTCGATCTAGGGTTCAATTTGAACTCAGAGCCCGAGAATCCGGGGGGTTGCGAGTACGAGGACCCCAATAGCTTCTTCTTCGGGGGCGAAGAAGACGACGACCAGATGAATTACGTCACAGATCTGTTCGAGCCACGCCACCCGCACCCGGCGGAGGATCTGATTTGGGAGCTCGATTCGCGCCGGGTGGAGGATCCGGGCATGGAATTCGGATTCGGACCGGGTCTGCGGGTTGTCAGCATGGATTCGGAGTCGGATACCGAGGAATTCGAGGTAAATGTTGGCTTTACTAAcgatgatgacgatgatgacGACGATGATAGTTTGTTTGGGGTTAGGAATCATAGGTATTACGCTGGTGACAATAATAGAGAGGAATTTGAATGGGAGGAGGTTAGTGAGAGGGTTCAATTTGATGAGAGGGAGAATTTGAATATGGTGATTAATCGAATCGAAGAAATCTCGGTTTCATCCAATATTTCCTCCTCGGATATTGATAGTTCGGATTTAGGTGGTGGTGATGGTGAAGGTGTAGAGGTAGGGCGTAATATCGGGTGGGAAGTGCTGTTGGCAGTCAATAACCTAGAGAGAAATCTCGAATTCGAGATTCCTGGAGAAAACAGCATCATCAATGGGGGTGAAGGTGAATCTCTTCCGCATACTAATCTTCCAGATGATTATATCTTGACAATGGAATACGATGCCCTTTTCGGGCAGTTGGTGGAGAATGACAACACGTCGAAAGGCAGCCCCCCGGCTGCAAAATCTGCGGTCGAGAAGCTGCCTTCGTTGGTGCTGACAAAGGCAGATGTTGGGCAGAACAATAGCGTGGTCGTGTGTGCTGTTTGTAAGGATGAGTTTGCGATTGGTGAGAAGGTGACTCGGATGCCTTGTTCCCATCTCTACCATGGGGACTGCATTCTGCCGTGGCTTAGTATGAGGAACACGTGCCCTGTGTGCAGGCACGAGTTGCCAACGGATGATGCTGACTACGAGAGGAGGAAAGGCGGGAGAGGAAGGGTTCGTAGTGGAAATGCTGCTAGCTTGTTTGATGATTTTGAGGTCAGGTACAATTTTGAAATTCTGCCTTGA
- the LOC121772281 gene encoding protein COBRA-like — translation MGLSFRSPTFLLFFLLSCFTFTSIEAYDALDPNGNITIKWDVITWTPDGYVAVVTMFNFQQYRHIAAPGWTLGWTWAKKEVIWSMMGGQTTEQGDCSRYKGNVPHCCKKDPTVVDLLPGTPYNQQIANCCKGGVINSWGQDPSNAASSFQISVGAAGTTNKTVRVPKNFTLKAPGPGYTCGPAKVVKPTKFVTSDGRRTTQAMMTWNVTCTYSQFLAQKTPSCCVSLSSFYNDTIVPCPTCTCGCQNNLTQPGSCVDPDSPYIASVVSAREKSNNLSPLVQCTSHMCPIRVHWHVKLNYKDYWRVKVTITNFNYRMNYSQWNLVVQHPNLDNLTQIFSFNYKPLNPYQNINDTGMLYGVKFYNDFLEQAGHNGNVQSELLFRKDKSTFTFEKGWGFPRRIYFNGDNCVMPPPDAYPFLPNSSLRQNVSLLMLLITMFISVAFHLSCV, via the exons ATGGGGCTCTCCTTCAGATCTCCCACATTTTTGCTGTTTTTCTTGCTCTCTTGCTTCACCTTCACTTCGATAG AAGCATACGATGCCCTTGATCCTAATGGCAATATCACAATTAAGTGGGATGTTATCACGTGGACACCCGATGGTTATGTG GCGGTTGTGACAATGTTCAACTTCCAACAATATCGTCACATTGCAGCACCGGGGTGGACTTTGGGATGGACATGGGCGAAGAAAGAAGTGATTTGGAGCATGATGGGAGGCCAAACCACCGAGCAAGGAGATTGCTCGAGATATAAAGGGAATGTTCCACATTGTTGTAAGAAAGACCCCACGGTTGTTGACTTATTGCCTGGAACTCCTTATAATCAGCAGATCGCAAATTGTTGTAAGGGAGGGGTGATTAATTCGTGGGGACAAGATCCGAGTAATGCTGCAAGCTCATTCCAGATAAGTGTTGGCGCAGCGGGAACTACCAATAAAACAGTTAGGGTGCCTAAGAACTTCACACTCAAAGCACCAGGGCCTGGTTATACTTGTGGACCTGCAAAAGTTGTGAAACCGACTAAATTTGTGACCTCTGATGGAAGAAGAACAACACAAGCAATGA TGACATGGAACGTGACATGCACGTATTCACAGTTTCTGGCTCAAAAAACTCCATCATGCTGTGTTTCACTGTCGTCTTTTTACAATGATACAATTGTCCCTTGTCCTACATGTACATGTGGTTGCCAAAACAACCTTACTCAGCCAGGAAGTTGTGTGGA CCCGGATTCACCATACATTGCTTCAGTTGTATCTGCTCGTGAAAAAAGTAATAACTTGTCGCCTCTTGTCCAATGTACAAGTCATATGTGCCCGATTCGTGTCCATTGGCATGTGAAGCTGAACTACAAGGATTATTGGCGGGTCAAGGTCACAATAACGAACTTTAATTACAGGATGAATTATAGCCAGTGGAACTTAGTTGTCCAACACCCCAACCTCGACAATCTTACACAGATATTCAGCTTCAACTACAAGCCACTAAACCCATACCAAAACATAA ATGACACTGGGATGTTATACGGTGTGAAATTCTATAATGACTTTCTTGAGCAAGCCGGCCACAATGGGAACGTGCAGTCGGAGCTTCTGTTCCGGAAGGACAAATCTACTTTCACTTTTGAAAAGGGATGGGGTTTCCCTAGAAGAATTTACTTCAATGGTGATAATTGTGTTATGCCGCCTCCAGATGCATATCCGTTTCTACCAAATTCCAGTTTACGACAAAACGTCTCCCTGCTGATGCTGCTCATCACTATGTTCATATCTGTTGCATTCCACTTGTCATGTGTCTGA